From a single Mangifera indica cultivar Alphonso chromosome 19, CATAS_Mindica_2.1, whole genome shotgun sequence genomic region:
- the LOC123202676 gene encoding glucan endo-1,3-beta-glucosidase 7-like, which translates to MDAVRSAALLALLLLNIIETAYTDPFLGINYGQVADNLPEPSATAKLIGTTAIEKVRLFGVDPAIIKAFANTGIGIVIATSNGDIPALASDPNFAKTWINTNVLPFYPATKIILINVGNEVMIFGDQALAANLLPAMQNIQNALNSVSLGGKIKVSTVHPMTLLAQSEPPSSGVFDAKYVDVLKGLLEFNNATGSPFAINPYPYFAYRSDTRPETLAFCLFQPNKGRFDSNTKINYMNMFDAQVDAVRSALNALGFKNVEIVVAETGWPSKGDGDEAGASVENAKAYNGGLIAHLRSKVGTPLMPGKSVDTYLFAMYDENLKPGPLSEKSFGLFKPDLTMAYDVGLAKAGRQSPKSPANSTKNAATWCVPKDGIPDDKLQSNLDFACGQGIDCKEIGPGGACFEPNTVTSHAAYAMNLFYQKSQKTPSSCDFAQTAILSSKNPSYGGCTYPGSS; encoded by the exons ATGGACGCTGTTCGTTCCGCGGCACTTTTAGCCCTCCTTCTACTGAACATAATAGAAACCGCAT ACACAGACCCATTCCTGGGTATAAACTATGGTCAAGTCGCAGACAATCTCCCGGAACCATCCGCCACCGCGAAGCTCATAGGAACCACCGCAATTGAGAAGGTCCGGCTATTCGGGGTCGACCCAGCCATCATTAAGGCCTTTGCAAATACCGGTATAGGAATCGTCATCGCAACTTCAAACGGTGACATCCCAGCTTTAGCTTCTGATCCTAATTTTGCCAAAACCTGGATCAACACAAATGTACTTCCCTTCTATCCAGCCACCAAAATCATCCTCATAAATGTGGGTAACGAGGTTATGATCTTCGGGGACCAAGCTCTGGCCGCTAACCTTTTGCCGGCCATGCAAAACATCCAGAATGCCCTCAATTCTGTCTCCTTAGGTGGGAAAATTAAGGTTTCCACCGTTCATCCTATGACTTTGCTTGCACAATCTGAACCGCCGTCGTCAGGAGTCTTTGATGCGAAATATGTAGACGTTTTGAAAGGATTGCTTGAGTTTAATAATGCCACTGGTTCGCCTTTTGCCATCAATCCATACCCGTACTTCGCTTACAGGAGTGATACTAGACCTGAGACGCTggctttttgtttgtttcagcCCAATAAAGGCCGATTTGATTCAAACACCAAGATTAATTACATGAACATGTTTGATGCCCAG GTAGATGCAGTTCGTTCTGCGTTGAACGCCCTGGGTTTTAAGAATGTTGAGATCGTGGTTGCTGAGACTGGATGGCCGTCGAAAGGAGACGGCGATGAAGCAGGGGCAAGTGTTGAGAATGCCAAGGCTTATAACGGTGGTTTGATTGCACATCTCCGATCTAAGGTGGGGACTCCATTGATGCCTGGGAAATCAGTGGATACTTATTTATTCGCAATGTATGATGAGAACCTGAAACCAGGGCCACTTTCTGAgaaatcatttggactgttCAAGCCTGATCTCACCATGGCTTATGATGTTGGCCTTGCAAAGGCCGGTCGCCAG AGCCCAAAATCTCCAGCAAATAGCACCAAAAATGCAGCAACGTGGTGTGTGCCCAAGGATGGAATACCTGATGACAAATTGCAGTCGAATCTTGATTTTGCCTGTGGACAAGGGATTGACTGTAAAGAGATTGGACCAGGCGGTGCTTGCTTCGAGCCTAACACAGTCACATCACATGCTGCATATGCCATGAATCTCTTCTATCAAAAATCCCAAAAGACTCCATCCAGCTGTGACTTCGCACAAACAGCCATCCTTTCGTCAAAAAATCCAA GCTATGGTGGCTGCACTTATCCTGGCAGTTCCTGA
- the LOC123203500 gene encoding uncharacterized protein At1g01500-like codes for MENHCETRSNGEAADPGLQIIKYSPFQPSIKLSSSLFDLRVFYVRVSNVQVDDLAPEFLTLSHIPLGPDTLLEVNGARSSIYSHGISSLLRRDRVDKKSEEATFVSTDSIRLSGSLKFEVFDKEDLILSGLLEMSNSNGFIGESKSNAKRWSMNCASEITAGTGLLKGKHVTGPESPLPTIEVYVAGCYSGTPIILTKTLQLNLRKKHNRKGMLDAIPEYEMTVSNKNPSAGLDLQVPDFSNYKPENDEDYSNMYWRRTEYIEGEDGELSWFNAGVRVGVGIGLGICLGLGIGIGLLVRTYQATTGNFKRRLL; via the exons ATGGAGAATCATTGTGAAACACGAAGCAATGGTGAAGCAGCTGATCCCGGCcttcaaattattaaatactCTCCATTTCAACCTTCTATCAAATTATCGTcatctttgtttgatttgagaGTTTTTTATGTGAGGGTCAGCAATGTTCAGGTTGATGATTTAGCCCCTGAATTTCTCACTCTCAGTCATATCCCTTTGGGCCCTGACACTTTATTAGAAGTTAATGGTGCTAGAAGTAGCATATACTCCCATGGTATCTCTTCACTTCTGAGAAGAGATAGGGTAGACAAGAAGTCTGAAGAAGCCACATTTGTTAGCACAGATAGTATTCGGTTGTCGGGAAGTTTGAAATTTGAGGTGTTTGATAAAGAAGATCTCATTTTATCTGGGCTTCTTGAGATGTCTAATAGTAATGGCTTCATAGGAGAATCAAAGAGCAATGCTAAGCGTTGGAGCATGAATTGTGCATCTGAGATCACTGCTGGCACTGGCCTTTTGAAGGGAAAACATGTCACAGGTCCTGAATCCCCTTTGCCCACCATTGAGGTTTATGTTGCTGGTTGCTACTCAGGGACACCGATCATCTTAACCAAGACTTTGCAGCTGAATCTTCGAAAGAAGCATAACAGGAAAGGCATGTTGGACGCAATCCCGGAGTATGAGATGACTGTAAGTAACAAAAATCCATCAGCTGGACTTGATTTACAG GTACCTGACTTCAGTAACTACAAACCAGAAAACGATGAAGACTACAGCAACATGTACTGGAGACGAACTGAATACATTGAAGGTGAAGATGGTGAACTCTCATGGTTCAATGCTGGTGTGCGAGTCGGAGTAGGAATTGGGCTTGGCATTTGTCTTGGTCTTGGTATAGGCATTGGCTTGCTGGTTCGTACTTACCAAGCTACTACTGGGAACTTCAAAAGGCGGCTTTTGTGA
- the LOC123202638 gene encoding uncharacterized protein DDB_G0286299-like, producing the protein MGKKKSRKTKELSVAIAEASSTGEEAQQQVQSQTPKKRGRPRKIVEKIESDEIDIEEQTGKEAPAADESRSKKVKKSEEEQKQEVKAEPSSASVGEDQSSEREPSRSSSRARRKSKPRKSS; encoded by the coding sequence ATGGGGAAAAAGAAGTCAAGGAAAACCAAGGAGCTTTCGGTAGCCATAGCTGAAGCCTCATCAACAGGAGAAGAAGCCCAGCAGCAGGTACAGTCTCAGACTCCTAAGAAGAGAGGCAGACCTCGAAAGATAGTTGAGAAGATTGAAAGCGATGAGATTGATATTGAAGAACAAACTGGAAAGGAAGCACCAGCGGCGGATGAGAGTCGAtcaaagaaagttaaaaagAGTGAAGAAGAGCAAAAACAAGAGGTGAAGGCAGAGCCATCATCGGCTTCTGTGGGAGAGGATCAGTCTTCAGAGAGAGAGCCTTCAAGAAGCAGCAGCAGAGCTAGGAGAAAAAGCAAACCCAGAAAGAGCAGTTAA